The following are from one region of the Gossypium hirsutum isolate 1008001.06 chromosome D03, Gossypium_hirsutum_v2.1, whole genome shotgun sequence genome:
- the LOC107950616 gene encoding clathrin heavy chain 1, translated as MLELSSTLSSHFRFLLQSLTEANADSVFRELCQVGYAPDYLFLLQTILRTDPQGAVNFALMMSQMEGGCPVDYNTITDLFLQRNLIREATAFLLDVLKPNLPEHAFLQTKVLEINLVTFPNVADAILANGMFSHYDRPRIAQLCEKAGLYVRALQHYTELPDIKRVIVNTHAIEPQVCVVYYIYLFVLQIIGF; from the exons ATGCTCGAGCTTTCCTCCACACTCTCAAGCCACTTTCGGTTCTTGCTGCAGTCCTTGACCGAAGCCAACGCTGACTCTGTTTTTCGAGAACTCTGCcag GTTGGGTACGCTCCTGATTACTTATTCCTTCTGCAAACAATTCTTCGTACAGATCCACAG GGAGCTGTAAATTTTGCATTGATGATGTCTCAAATGGAGGGAGGTTGCCCAGTTGATTACAACACCATTACTGATCTTTTTCTTCAG AGGAACTTGATACGGGAGGCTACAGCATTTCTATTGGACGTTTTGAAGCCTAATCTGCCTGAGCATGCTTTTCTACAAACTAAG GTCTTGGAAATCAATCTAGTTACTTTTCCAAATGTTGCTGATGCCATTTTAGCAAATGGCATGTTCAGTCACTATGACCGTCCTCGCATTGCACAACTCTGTGAGAAAGCTGGTCTCTATGTCCGAGCTCTGCAG CATTACACTGAGTTACCAGATATTAAACGTGTCATTGTGAATACACATGCTATTGAGCCACAGGTATGTGTTGTCTACTATATTTATCTCTTCGTTTTACAGATTATTGGGTTTTGA